Proteins from one Parasteatoda tepidariorum isolate YZ-2023 chromosome 4, CAS_Ptep_4.0, whole genome shotgun sequence genomic window:
- the LOC107451995 gene encoding tetraspanin-18B, with the protein MGTNGVARLCVCFLSFITWLLGGIVLGTMMWVLATTPALKEFFSGTLIFTYCVLCIGSLLFLNGILGWIGSYKRGTCLMKFYLVLSVLTISAEVGGIVALNVLRTKMTDVLSTAWNEVNQMTKNVVQEHFDCCGFIGPQEFVDTTDPIDDSCYYTVTSDEDVSVVQMKTLNRIGCKEKLVDWFYNNKIIWIASLGGLLLLQVVVVLFAVYVINQVKRAKRSNPPSSNDVQYHTRL; encoded by the exons CTCCTTGGTGGAATTGTGCTGGGAACAATGATGTGGGTTCTTGCCACAACACCTGCTCTGAAAGAATTCTTTTCGGGAACATta atattTACTTATTGTGTACTATGCATTGGTTCCCTACTCTTTTTAAATG gAATTCTTGGTTGGATAGGATCTTATAAAAGAGGGACTTGCCTTATGAAATTT tatttagtGCTTTCTGTTTTAACGATATCAGCTGAAGTTGGTGGTATTGTTGCATTAAATGTTCTTCGGACTAAG atgacTGATGTTCTTAGTACAGCTTGGAATGAAGTGAATCAGATGACCAAGAATGTAGTTCAAGAACAt tttgaTTGCTGTGGATTTATTGGACCACAGGAGTTTGTTGACACCACTGATCCAATTGATGATAGTTGCTACTACACAGTCACATCAGATGAAGATGTATCAGTTGTACAAATGAAAACTCTAAACAGA aTAGGCTGCAAGGAGAAATTAGTAGATTggttttataacaataaaattatatggatTGCAAGCTTAGGAGGTCTTTTACTTTTACAG gTTGTTGTAGTTTTGTTTGCTGTTTATGTTATTAACCAAGTCAAACGAGCCAAAAGATCAAACCCACCATCCTCCAATGATGTTCAGTATCATACTCGACTGTGA